The DNA region TTAACTTAGCTTTAACGGCATCAATACCACTTACCCTCAACGCAGTAGCATCCGCAGCGTTGCTAAATACAGATCCGATTACTTTATCAGTATCTTTAATAGCATTTTGCAGATTGGTTACAAGCGCTTTTTCGGCCGGGCTTTTTGAAAAGCTATCATAGTTGGTAATCTTGACGGACGGAGACGCGTTATTCCAAAACTCCATTTGCCTGAAATCGACATTAACATCATAGCTTGTTATGATCCAGGGGTAATAAGCCGCGCCATAGTTTAGGTTATTAATGCCGATTGAGCTTCGGAAATTATCAATAGGCTTATTGCTAACATCCTGGCGTTTATCGCCCTGCAAAACATCAAGTATCGAAAACCTGTCTTGCATAGAAGCACACAAGCCCAATGCTTTGGTTTGCAAACCGCTAAAAGCAACAAGATCAGGTTTGCCGCCGCTTATCAGTTCCACAGCGTCGGGAAACACGATCAGCGTAGGTTCATCCTCTGCGGATAAGGTGTCAATACCTCCTGATATAGGCGGCGCTGTTACGGCAGCCGAGAAATCTCCCACCGAAACGATGTAGCATGGCCCGCCGCCATTATCAAAATATTGCCTGAGTGATACATACAGATGAAACCGTTTATCGGGGACCACGTTCAGGATCTGATTTGTAGCCGGGTTAACAGTAACTTTAATGGTTGCCGGTACATAGCCGCCGCCAAATAAGCTTTCAAACTCCAGCAACGATTTTATACGGGTTGGCACGTTTACCAATGATTTGCCTTCAGGAGTTAATGCAAAAGCTGTAAAACCTATAAAGGCGGGTATAGCGGTTTCAACCTGGGCAACTGATGGCGGAAACAGTGCAATCTCCTGCACGTAAACTCCGGGTGTTTTATAAGCCATGACTAATTGATTTAAGATTGAACCATTTTATGACTGAAACGAAGAATGATGAACTCGGCCGGACGGACCACAGCCATGCCTACCTCAACAATGAGCCTGCCTTCCAGTATATCCAACGAGGTCATGGTTTCGCCAAGGCCGACGTGTACAAAGAAGGCATCCTCTGGCTTGGCGCCTTGTAAAGCACCTGCACGCCATTGCAGTATTAAAAAGTTGGCTATCATACCGCGTACCTTTGCCCAAGTGTTGCCATCGTTAGGCTCAAATACAAAGGGTTGGGTTGAGTTTTTAACCGATTCTTCGACCATGTTAAAGAAACGCCTTACAGATATGTAACGCCATTCGTTGTCATTACCTGCCAGTGTACGTGCCCCCCAAACCAATACACCTTTACCCGAAAATGCCCTGATAGCATTTACCGATTTACCAGTGCTGGTAACATTCATATCTTCCTGGTCGGCATCATCAATTTTTACCATTGGGGCTGCTACCATGTTAAGGCTCACATTTGCCGGCGCTTTCCAAACACCGCGCGTATTATCAACAGAAGCGTATACACCTGCTATTGCAGCTGCGGGAGGTAAAATAACCGAGAACAGGCTGGTTTGCTGTTTGATATAGTTATACAGATCACTGTTTAAGTGATAGATAGAATTGGCTGTGTTGGCATCATCGCGCAGAACGGCAGTGGCCGGAAAATCCGTTGGTGTAACGCCTGTTCCGGAAACGATCAGCTGTTTGCTTTCATTGCTGAAATAGTTGATGCTGGTTTGCAGCCATGGATAATAAGCAGCACCATAACTAAGGTTATTAACCCCAATAGCTGTGCGGAACGCAGTTGCGATATCACCGAACGCTTTCTTCCCTTTATCGGCTACTGCCACATAAGGGTCAATAAGTACTACCCTATCCTGCAGAAATGCAGCCTGGGCCAATGCTGCGGTAAACAAGCCATAATAATCTGCAGGTGCGATAAGGGTTACGGCATCGGTAAACAGCAGGATGGTGGGCTCGTCTTCCTTTTGAACCGCGGCAAGCGCGTTACCAAGCAAAGCTTTGTCGACATTAACAGCAGCACCAGTTTGGCCTGCCGAAACAATGTAACAAGGACCGCCGCCATTGGCAAAGTAAAGCTGCAGGCAATAGTACATCCTGAATTTCAGGGCCGGGTAAGGATCGTCAACCGCGGCATCAAATGAAAACACACCGGCTGCTTTTTTGATCTTGATACCGGTTGCCGTTCCGGTTGTAGTGAACAGGGTATTCTCGGCAAAACCAAAGATCTGCTCATACTCTTTAAGCGATTTGATCCTGACAGGGTTGTACTGCAGCGATGCCCCGTTATAGCTAATATTTTGTGTGTAGCCTATAAAGGCGGGGATAGCCGTTTCAACCTCGGCTACCGACGGAGGTAGGAGCGGAATTTCTTCCACGTAAACACCCGGAGTTTTGTATGTTGTTGCCATATTACTGTTTTTTACTTCCTAAAAAAATATGTCTGAAAAAATCTGGTTGGTTTCTGGTTTAATAAGGGATGCCGTTGCATTGGGCAGGTCGATAGTGGTTGGATGATTATTTTTATCCTTCACTTTCACAGCTATAAAACCCTGCCGGGTAAGGGGCAGCGCGTTATCAGTTACTGATGCCGCGCCAAAAGTTTTACCTATGTAGCGCCAGTAGGTTGCCCGGTTTTTAAACCGTAAACTAAACACCGGCGATTTAAGCGTGGTATCCGCCTGTAGCAGGTTATAAGTTGCACCGTTTGTTTTGACACAGATGTCAACAAAAGCCCAGGCCGAGGCATCCATACTGTAATAAAACGGAAAGTCGTCAGTATAACCTGCTGTTGCCAGGTGGGCAGTATATAAACCTTCCGGTAAATTGCCCATATCAGCTTTGATGATATTCAAAGGCCCGGTTTCCACACTGCTAGGCACGTTTACAACATTGCCAAAGCGATCTTTTATAGTGAGTACCGGAGTCTTATTAGCCACCGTAACCTGGTAAGTAAATATGCGTCCAAACTGGCGGATCAGATCATTATTACTTGCGTAGGCCAAGGGTTTCCCGCCCACCAGCGGATCAGTTACCCAGTTGCCCGCCGGGGTAGCGCCCGCTGCCGGATCAAGGTTGTTCTTTTTCTGGGCGATAAATAATTTAGTTGGCGCAGCCAGGTTGTCAACCAGCATATCGCCGGGATAATAGTCGGTAGCAGCCTTGTACACATTCGGTGTCGCTGTTAAAAACGGCGCCACACGCGGCGAATACGAAGGATCGTTGGTAAAAAAGTACACCATACCATCCGGCGCTTTTAAAGGCAGTGAGCTATAGTTGGCAAAAAGCCCGTCGTTAATAGCCAAACTAAAGCTAAAAACGGTATTATCCGGCGGTACTATCTGCGGCTGCTCCTTCCCTCCGTTCAAGGTGTATGGGATGCCGGTAATAATGCCGGTTTCGGTTTGTTTATAAACCATGTGCAAGCCTGCGAACTTTGCCCTTGTAGCTTTAGTAGGCGTCACGCTCATGAAACTGCTTATATCATAGCGCTCCAGCATGGCCAGGCGCGCGTCGGCACTCAGCGTGTCAAAGAGTGTGATCCCGTCGTCGAGGTGATAATGATGACGGATGTCAACCTCAAAAAGCGTTTCGTAGTTCAGGTCCAGTACCATCGGGTTTATAATTTACAGGTTAATCGCCGGCACTAATCGTTAGCTCAATTTATCGCTCAATTCTATCTTTTTAATGATGCCTCGTGTTTCGGTCACATTATCGCGCAGTATTTCAATTAGCCTGACGCGGTACAATACATATGGAAATTGTTTGCCGCCCAGCGTGCTCCACAGGTAATTGGCCTGCTCAAATGTGGGCGAGTAGATATCAAGTATGAGGCGAAAATCGCCGAGGCCTACTTTCGTGGTCGGGCTGTTTTGTTTGGTAAAAGTGCTCTTGCCCTGAAAAAATTCGACGATATGCGACAGGAAGATCAGTGATTTTTCATAAGAAGAATGCAAACAAGCCGAAAACAAAACATACAGGTTAAGGTACATTGGCGCGTTGCGATAGTTAATATCATCGCCGTTGCGTACATAGTTCGGTATGTTTTTCATGGTAAACTCTTCGGATATATTTACCAGCGTTACCAGGATATTCTCAAGCCCTTTGATCTCATCATCGCTCAGGTGGGCCACGTTTTTAAGCTGGGTGAAGCTTGAGCTGAGCCCGCTGTTCCCGTCGGTTGTTTTGAGATAGTTATTTAACTGCTCGGCTAAAAAACTTACGGTTTGGTAAATCATGATAATTAGATGTTTATAGGTGGTTGCAGGTTAGCTGCTGATGTTAATCCAAAGTTGGGCATCTGGCTTTAGTAACATGCAAGTGTATGCACGTTAATTACCACGTATTTATACGCAATCGACCCACGTACAAATACGTGGTAATGAATGGGTTAAAAAAACACAAAACCTTTAATCTATAGTTAAAACTGGCTTTTTTTGTTTAAGCATTTGCCGCCAAACAGGCGTAAGTTTAAAAACCATGAATTTTAGCGCAGCGCGGATCTGCATATTTCCGGTACTCCTGAGTGATTTAAATCCGTTGGATTCTGAAGGAGCAATGGCATCTCCTCCACGTCATTGCTGAGTTACGAAGCAATCCCTTATAGGCAGACAACTGCTTAGTGGTATTGAACTTGCATTGTCGCGCTCTTGGCCGCGCGGGGCCAGGTACTTTTGTCTTGATACAAAAGTACCCAAAAAATCAAGTCAGCAGGGAGGCTTCTTTGCACTCACCCACTCCACAGCCCGTCGCGCCGGCCTTTGCCCTGCAAAACGGTCAGAACCACAGGCTGCAATTATTTTGCTCCGCTACGCTCGCGCTTTCCCAATGCTTCTGCAAAAACTTGCTATGCCCCTTCTTGCGCTCAAGGCCACCATTGTTCTGCCCGCTTTCACCCGAAGCTTACCTGCTGACGGGAGCATTCTTAATTTAATTATGTCATGATAGCTTCAGATAATTCATTGAAAGCAAGTGGTACTATCCTAAAGGATACCGGTATCCTTTAGGATAGTGATATCTTTTTGATAGTTATGAGAGGTAATTTTGCTACAAAATAAAGAGCAATGAAAATATTACATCTCATCAGCAGCCCGAGGGGCGAAGCATCATTCAGCGTAAAATTAGGCAAGGCCATCGTAAGTGAATTACAATCGGCCCACCCGGATCATACTTTAATCACACATGATTTAACAGCTACCCCCTTCCCACACCTGGAAGAAGCACACATAACATCTTTTTTCACTCCTGAAGAAAAAAGGACACCCGAGCTTGTTGAAGCCGTTAAACATTCGGACGAGGCGATTGCCGAACTAATGAATGCCGATACCATAGTTATTGATGCACCGATGTACAACTTCGGCATTCCATCAACCTTAAAAACATGGATAGATCATGTTGCACGTGCAGGCAAAACTTTCAAATACGATGGAAAAACACCTGAGGGATTAGTTAAAAATAAAAAAGTATACCTTGCCATTTCATCGGGCGGAGTATATTCTGAAGGATTCATGAAAGCTTATGATTTCACTGAGTCCTATTTAAGGGCTGTACTGGGCTTTATGGGGATGACGGATATTAAAGCATTTAGAGTTGAAGGCATAAAAGTGCCGGGATTACAGGAAACGGCTCTAAATAAAGCAATAGAAGCTATCGAGCTTTAATGTTAAAACACCAAAGGGAAGCAAATGCTCCCCTCTGGTGTTTTATAATACTCATAATTAAATATTTACAACAAAGCTATCCGTTAAAACAGATGTATTTTCATCCCTATCTGCTAAGGTATAATAATCTCCGGTTAGGGTAATCTCCTTATGATCCCGTTCGATGCTTATTTTTAGAAAGCCATGCCTTGTATCACAACTATATTCAAGGTTAACACCATCAAACCTGGAATCTTCCGCAGTAAAACCCGTATTGTCGGTCAAAGCAATTGGATGCAATTCATCAAAGCCTCCGGTACCCGCAACAATATAAGGCATCACCGTTAAGTCATCATATTGCTTACTGAAACGCTGATAATTGTGTACGTGCCCGCTAAAAACTATATCAGCCCGGATGCCGGTTTCTTCAAAAACACTTTCCAGGAAATCAATCATCGGCAAACTGGCGCCATGATTAATATCTGCCGAATAAGGAGCATGGTGCATACAAAGGATAATTGCCTTATCTGGCCGCTGCATATCGGCTGATCGCAGTTCCTCCATAAACCATTCGCGCTGCTCGCGGGTAACAACGCCGTACTTGGGCACATTGGTGTGTAAACCGATGATGGTTGCCAGCGGGGTGTCCATTGTCCAGTAAATATTGGGCTGCGGCATGCTTTTGCGGTCTATCCTTCGGCTCAGCATTACAGGGCGCGAAACAGTATCACAAAACACTGTTGTAAAAGCATCAAGGCTTTGATACGGCATCGCAGCAGCAGGATTTACATCACTATCATGGTTACCGGCTATCGCGAATATCGGCCCCGGATAAAGGCTATAGGGTTCAAAAAACTGCTCATAATAGTTTTGAGCCTCTCCGTAGTTGTAAACGACATCTCCTAAATGGTATAAAAACTTTGGTTTATCGGCGCCGGAAAGCACTTTATACTGCGCCGCCATTAAAGCTGCTATACGCCTTTGCGAACCCGGATTACGGATACTGCCGGTATCCCCTACCATATGGAAAACCATTTTACTGTCAGCAATGCCGGGCACTACATCATGCACGGATAAATGATAGGGATAATTGCCGGAAGGTTCGGGCAGGGGCTGAAATTTATAGCTGTCATCCGGCTGATCTTTTTTGATGACCGGGCCGGTGTGTTTTACTGAAGAAATTAAAGCCATCTGCTCCATGATGTCAACAAAATTACGCAACCTAATATTAAGGCTGGATTAAATTCAGCCTCAATGCTTACGGCAAGTGCCCGATGGTAATTGAAGTGCTTACCTTTACGGCATGAAAAACTACAAAATAATCTTATCTGCAACGCTGCTTACTTTATCGGCGTGTAGTGTTAACAAAGTAAAAAACACATCTGCTGATTCTGCTAAAAATCAAAGTTCTGCCCCTGCTGTAAGCGCCAGCCTGTTTGCCAAAATGCAAATAAAGCCCACAATTAAAATTGGAGACGCCGTTGAGCTAAAATTCACCGTTTACAACGATGCCGACACTGCCCGTCAATTTTGCAAATGGCATACCCCATTTGAGCCGTTGATGAGCAAATACCTTGACGTTAAAGATGCAAGTGGTCAGGAAATGCTGTACAAAGGCGCAATGGCCAAAAGAATCATGCCGCCGCCGGCCAGCAGTTATGTTAAAGTCAACCCTAAAGACAGCCTATCAACCACTGTGGACCTGCTGAGGGCTTATGACATCAGCAAGCCATCAAAATACACCATCATTTACGTAGGGCAAAATATGAGCGGACTTACAGTGAAAGACAGTGTTGAGTTTGTTTATGAAGGGAAGTAAAAAAAGGAAAGATTTAATATTTGGTGCTTATTTATGCTCATCGATGGTGAGCTTTTAAAATCCCCTCTTGAGAGCGGGCGCGGGGAAATGAGCGGTAGCAGGGGTGTGTTTATGCGGTAGACTTATCAAAGCAGAAACACACCCCTCCGCCCCTCTCAAGAGGGGAATCACACAATCCCATCTCTTTTATATGTTCTTCAAGAGGCAACCGCCTTCATTTTCTTCAACGCTGTTTTCGCTACCGTTAAAGCATCCTGCGCATAATAACCTTTATTAAAGACCTCGAACGAGATCACCAGTGGCCGTTCGGGGTTTTTAACTATTTGCAGAATCTGTTTAAGCGGGGCAATACCGTCACCGCAATAGATCCTGTCGGGTTCGGAGATCTGCTCCGGACTGATACCTGCCGGATAATCATTTACATGAAAAATATCCAGTGCGTGATGACCAACATAATTCAGGCTTTCAACAGCCGATTGACCCTTAAAAATGTGGAATACATCGAGCAAAATGCGGGCATTTGCGTTACCGCATTGCGTAGCTACATAAAGTACCTGGCTTATGTGTTTCAAGTTTTGCGATCCGCCCCACATTTCCAATTGGGGTAAAACGCCTGTTTGTTCGCCCATTTTCAGGATGGTGAGGTATCGTTCAGTAACCATATCCAGATCAAGTACCGGGCCTTTGGTCGCGCCCGCCGGAGGGGCTGCAATGC from Mucilaginibacter sp. SJ includes:
- a CDS encoding phage tail sheath family protein; amino-acid sequence: MATTYKTPGVYVEEIPLLPPSVAEVETAIPAFIGYTQNISYNGASLQYNPVRIKSLKEYEQIFGFAENTLFTTTGTATGIKIKKAAGVFSFDAAVDDPYPALKFRMYYCLQLYFANGGGPCYIVSAGQTGAAVNVDKALLGNALAAVQKEDEPTILLFTDAVTLIAPADYYGLFTAALAQAAFLQDRVVLIDPYVAVADKGKKAFGDIATAFRTAIGVNNLSYGAAYYPWLQTSINYFSNESKQLIVSGTGVTPTDFPATAVLRDDANTANSIYHLNSDLYNYIKQQTSLFSVILPPAAAIAGVYASVDNTRGVWKAPANVSLNMVAAPMVKIDDADQEDMNVTSTGKSVNAIRAFSGKGVLVWGARTLAGNDNEWRYISVRRFFNMVEESVKNSTQPFVFEPNDGNTWAKVRGMIANFLILQWRAGALQGAKPEDAFFVHVGLGETMTSLDILEGRLIVEVGMAVVRPAEFIILRFSHKMVQS
- a CDS encoding DUF4255 domain-containing protein, producing the protein MIYQTVSFLAEQLNNYLKTTDGNSGLSSSFTQLKNVAHLSDDEIKGLENILVTLVNISEEFTMKNIPNYVRNGDDINYRNAPMYLNLYVLFSACLHSSYEKSLIFLSHIVEFFQGKSTFTKQNSPTTKVGLGDFRLILDIYSPTFEQANYLWSTLGGKQFPYVLYRVRLIEILRDNVTETRGIIKKIELSDKLS
- a CDS encoding FMN-dependent NADH-azoreductase, with translation MKILHLISSPRGEASFSVKLGKAIVSELQSAHPDHTLITHDLTATPFPHLEEAHITSFFTPEEKRTPELVEAVKHSDEAIAELMNADTIVIDAPMYNFGIPSTLKTWIDHVARAGKTFKYDGKTPEGLVKNKKVYLAISSGGVYSEGFMKAYDFTESYLRAVLGFMGMTDIKAFRVEGIKVPGLQETALNKAIEAIEL
- a CDS encoding metallophosphoesterase family protein, whose product is MRNFVDIMEQMALISSVKHTGPVIKKDQPDDSYKFQPLPEPSGNYPYHLSVHDVVPGIADSKMVFHMVGDTGSIRNPGSQRRIAALMAAQYKVLSGADKPKFLYHLGDVVYNYGEAQNYYEQFFEPYSLYPGPIFAIAGNHDSDVNPAAAMPYQSLDAFTTVFCDTVSRPVMLSRRIDRKSMPQPNIYWTMDTPLATIIGLHTNVPKYGVVTREQREWFMEELRSADMQRPDKAIILCMHHAPYSADINHGASLPMIDFLESVFEETGIRADIVFSGHVHNYQRFSKQYDDLTVMPYIVAGTGGFDELHPIALTDNTGFTAEDSRFDGVNLEYSCDTRHGFLKISIERDHKEITLTGDYYTLADRDENTSVLTDSFVVNI
- a CDS encoding protease, with protein sequence MKNYKIILSATLLTLSACSVNKVKNTSADSAKNQSSAPAVSASLFAKMQIKPTIKIGDAVELKFTVYNDADTARQFCKWHTPFEPLMSKYLDVKDASGQEMLYKGAMAKRIMPPPASSYVKVNPKDSLSTTVDLLRAYDISKPSKYTIIYVGQNMSGLTVKDSVEFVYEGK
- a CDS encoding sugar phosphate isomerase/epimerase family protein, with protein sequence MSNLNRRQVLKAIGLTAGAAVLSETGAVAAPIAPKAGSGFVYSLNMSTIRGHNLGFVKELEVAAKAGFTSVEIWIDTLQTYLQSDGSLTEAKKIIDGLGLKIEDAIGFAPWLIDDETARKKGLEQLQQEMEMLAKIGCHRIAAPPAGATKGPVLDLDMVTERYLTILKMGEQTGVLPQLEMWGGSQNLKHISQVLYVATQCGNANARILLDVFHIFKGQSAVESLNYVGHHALDIFHVNDYPAGISPEQISEPDRIYCGDGIAPLKQILQIVKNPERPLVISFEVFNKGYYAQDALTVAKTALKKMKAVAS